Proteins encoded in a region of the Vitis riparia cultivar Riparia Gloire de Montpellier isolate 1030 chromosome 7, EGFV_Vit.rip_1.0, whole genome shotgun sequence genome:
- the LOC117919331 gene encoding auxin-binding protein ABP19a-like — MLHILALFSFLLISSSHAALQDFCVADFTAPQGPTGYSCRTPAEVTADDFVYSGLRQPGNTSSIFNASINSASVHKFPVLNGLGVSVARADVAPGGVLPLHTHPGATEIILVARGAVTAGLISSDNTVYVKTVEEGDIMVFPQGLLHFLVNTGGTEALIWVSFSSPSPGLQVLNTALFGNNLDSDLLEKITLLGDDEVQRLKGIFGGTG; from the coding sequence ATGCTTCACATTCTTGCCTTGTTTTCCTTCCTCCTCATCTCCTCCTCCCATGCGGCGCTCCAAGACTTCTGTGTGGCGGATTTCACAGCCCCACAAGGCCCTACAGGCTACTCCTGCAGGACGCCTGCAGAAGTAACAGCTGATGATTTCGTGTATTCAGGCCTGCGTCAGCCTGGTAACACCTCAAGCATCTTCAATGCCTCCATCAACTCAGCATCTGTTCATAAGTTCCCAGTCTTGAATGGCCTTGGCGTCTCCGTGGCACGAGCAGACGTAGCCCCTGGCGGTGTGCTTCCACTGCACACTCACCCCGGCGCTACAGAGATAATTCTTGTAGCCAGGGGCGCTGTCACTGCTGGTTTAATTTCTTCGGATAATACCGTCTACGTGAAGACAGTCGAAGAGGGGGATATCATGGTTTTCCCTCAAGGGTTGCTGCATTTCCTGGTGAATACTGGTGGGACAGAGGCACTTATTTGGGTTAGCTTCAGTAGCCCGAGCCCTGGCCTCCAAGTCCTTAACACTGCGCTGTTTGGCAATAACTTGGATTCTGACTTGCTAGAGAAGATCACTCTTCTTGGTGATGATGAAGTGCAGAGACTCAAGGGTATTTTTGGTGGTACTGGGTAA